The Megasphaera stantonii genome includes a window with the following:
- a CDS encoding DUF5320 domain-containing protein, with the protein MVIGLTFRVGEGASEAPAVQDNETKQQMEAMKQEIEMLKAELEQLKNKDTEGTNDKN; encoded by the coding sequence ATGGTGATCGGCCTCACCTTCCGCGTCGGCGAAGGCGCATCGGAAGCTCCGGCTGTACAGGATAATGAAACAAAACAGCAGATGGAAGCGATGAAGCAGGAAATCGAAATGCTGAAGGCAGAACTCGAACAGTTGAAGAATAAAGATACGGAAGGCACGAACGATAAGAACTAA
- a CDS encoding pyridoxamine kinase has protein sequence MATKRVLAIHDMCSFGRCSLTAAIPVISAMGIQVCPFPTAMFSNNLTYGNYTFSDFTPHMNGFMDKWQELGLSYDAIYSGFLADAGQIAIVTDAIRRFASEDTLIVVDPAMADNGVLYPVFTPDIITEMKKLVSRATIITPNYTEACLLLGTSFDETVPNTQRIREVCSGLAELGPQKIVVTSVPAPNEEIKVASYDAATATFDESTTPRIPFSTCGTGDLFASVLTGATMNGASLHEAVLQAMDFVSCAIEYTYRSGSDYREGVQFEPCLSRLIR, from the coding sequence ATGGCAACCAAACGAGTACTTGCAATTCACGACATGTGTTCCTTCGGCCGCTGTTCCCTGACTGCCGCCATTCCCGTCATTTCCGCCATGGGAATCCAGGTATGTCCCTTTCCGACGGCCATGTTCAGCAATAATCTTACCTACGGAAACTACACCTTTTCCGATTTTACGCCCCATATGAACGGCTTTATGGATAAATGGCAGGAGCTGGGCCTTTCCTACGACGCCATCTACAGCGGCTTTCTGGCCGACGCCGGCCAAATCGCCATCGTAACCGACGCCATCCGCCGCTTCGCCAGCGAAGATACGCTGATCGTCGTCGACCCGGCCATGGCCGACAACGGCGTCCTGTACCCCGTCTTTACGCCGGATATCATCACGGAAATGAAAAAGCTCGTCAGCCGCGCGACTATCATCACGCCGAACTATACGGAAGCCTGCCTGCTGCTGGGCACGTCCTTCGACGAAACAGTTCCCAATACCCAGCGCATCCGGGAAGTATGCAGCGGACTGGCCGAGCTGGGCCCGCAGAAAATCGTCGTCACCAGCGTGCCCGCTCCGAACGAAGAAATCAAAGTCGCCAGCTACGACGCGGCTACGGCCACCTTCGACGAAAGCACAACGCCCCGCATCCCCTTCAGCACCTGCGGCACCGGCGACCTCTTCGCCAGCGTCCTGACCGGCGCGACGATGAACGGCGCGTCGCTCCACGAAGCCGTGCTGCAGGCCATGGATTTCGTCAGCTGCGCCATCGAGTACACCTACCGCTCCGGCTCGGACTACCGCGAAGGCGTCCAGTTCGAACCCTGCCTGTCCCGCCTGATACGATAA
- a CDS encoding NUDIX hydrolase — protein MAQEERVIMGLSVKAMVFFEGRLLLLQKNDAEGLHHWEFPGGGLHFTEDFEAGLRREVQEETGLTVDLEAPVGIWSYQKRDGQFLNGVIFSALADSGDVVLSDEHLAYRWVSSEEFHTYRIHGSLRRSLRQMKGFAYERSYELLRDFLAID, from the coding sequence ATGGCCCAAGAGGAACGGGTAATTATGGGACTGAGCGTAAAAGCCATGGTATTTTTTGAAGGGCGGTTGCTGCTGCTGCAGAAAAACGACGCCGAAGGGCTCCACCACTGGGAATTTCCCGGCGGCGGCCTGCACTTTACGGAGGATTTCGAAGCCGGCCTGCGCCGGGAGGTGCAGGAGGAAACGGGGCTGACTGTGGATCTCGAAGCGCCTGTCGGCATTTGGAGCTACCAGAAGCGGGACGGCCAGTTTTTAAACGGCGTCATCTTTTCGGCCCTGGCAGACAGCGGCGACGTCGTCTTGTCGGACGAGCACCTGGCCTATCGCTGGGTGTCGTCGGAAGAGTTTCACACCTACCGGATTCACGGCTCCCTGCGGCGGTCCCTGCGGCAGATGAAGGGCTTTGCTTACGAGCGGAGCTACGAGCTGCTGCGCGATTTTTTAGCGATCGATTGA
- a CDS encoding aminotransferase class I/II-fold pyridoxal phosphate-dependent enzyme produces MDRKRQERAPFIEALEAYCRLGMTPFHTPGHKGGRSSSAYQRGLFGDALRRDLGLMYALDDLFQPEGPLKEAMELAADLYGAGRTFFSVNGTTACIEAMILAVCRRGDYIIIPREAHRSVMGGLILSGAIPVYMESRFAEKEQISLGPDLESLQAAIAACPQAKAVLFTYPTYDGVAGNLEEMARYAHEQGMFVLVDEAHGAHLPFCGDLPKDALSCGADCTAQSTHKLTGSLTQTSMLHCRRAFPLTDKVAAAMALVQSTSPHYWFLASLDSARRQLALHGTELIGQAVSLARKVRSELNGIDGLYSFGTEITAYDAVGAFDETKVTIDFSGLGMDGRQAEKLLRQEGVEAELTAGNHVLALITMGDDEESARTLCRACRRVAEGQAGRTAGTSHRMAELPLPVPRVVVPPQEAWNAETEAVPFAESLGRVAAETVTFYPPGIPAVGLGEEITADVMIYIKEKLARGYSPNGPADGTLGTIRVIKEG; encoded by the coding sequence ATGGATAGAAAGAGACAGGAACGGGCTCCCTTTATCGAGGCCCTGGAAGCCTACTGCCGGCTGGGCATGACGCCCTTTCACACGCCGGGGCACAAGGGCGGGCGGAGCAGCTCAGCGTATCAGCGCGGCCTGTTCGGCGACGCCCTGCGCCGCGATTTGGGGCTGATGTATGCGCTGGACGATTTGTTCCAGCCCGAAGGGCCGCTGAAGGAGGCTATGGAGCTGGCGGCAGACCTATACGGCGCGGGACGGACCTTCTTTTCCGTCAACGGCACGACGGCCTGCATTGAAGCCATGATACTGGCTGTCTGCCGACGCGGCGATTATATCATCATTCCGCGGGAGGCCCACCGGTCGGTCATGGGCGGCCTCATACTGAGCGGCGCCATACCGGTGTACATGGAGAGCCGCTTTGCAGAAAAAGAGCAAATTTCTTTGGGACCCGATCTGGAAAGCTTGCAGGCCGCCATTGCCGCCTGCCCGCAGGCCAAGGCCGTCTTGTTTACCTACCCGACGTACGACGGCGTTGCCGGAAATCTGGAGGAAATGGCCCGCTATGCCCATGAGCAGGGGATGTTCGTCCTCGTCGACGAAGCCCACGGGGCTCACTTGCCCTTTTGCGGCGATTTGCCGAAGGATGCCTTATCCTGCGGCGCCGACTGCACGGCTCAGAGCACCCATAAGCTGACGGGCTCCCTGACGCAGACGTCTATGCTCCACTGCCGCCGCGCCTTTCCCCTGACGGATAAGGTCGCCGCGGCCATGGCCCTCGTCCAGTCCACGAGCCCCCATTACTGGTTTTTGGCCTCCCTGGACAGCGCCCGCCGGCAGCTGGCCCTCCATGGGACGGAACTCATCGGGCAGGCGGTGTCACTGGCCCGCAAGGTGCGTTCGGAACTCAACGGCATAGACGGCCTGTATTCCTTCGGGACAGAAATCACCGCCTACGACGCCGTCGGGGCCTTCGACGAGACGAAGGTGACTATCGATTTCTCCGGCTTGGGGATGGACGGCAGGCAGGCTGAAAAACTGTTGCGGCAGGAGGGCGTCGAGGCGGAGCTGACGGCAGGGAATCACGTGCTGGCCCTTATCACGATGGGCGACGACGAAGAGTCGGCCCGGACGCTGTGCCGGGCGTGCCGCCGCGTCGCCGAAGGACAAGCGGGACGGACGGCAGGAACCAGTCATCGGATGGCGGAGCTGCCCCTGCCGGTCCCCCGCGTCGTCGTGCCGCCCCAGGAGGCCTGGAATGCCGAGACGGAGGCCGTGCCCTTTGCCGAGTCTTTGGGACGCGTCGCCGCCGAGACGGTGACCTTCTATCCGCCGGGCATTCCCGCCGTCGGGCTGGGAGAAGAGATTACGGCCGACGTCATGATATATATAAAGGAAAAATTAGCGCGAGGCTATAGTCCCAACGGCCCGGCCGACGGGACCCTCGGCACGATTCGCGTGATCAAAGAAGGATAA
- a CDS encoding dTMP kinase: MRGKLIIIEGGDGSGKATQTAMLVERLAAEGRPVRSVSFPDYDSDSSALVKMYLRGDFGGDADGVNPYAASAFYAVDRFASYQTQWKSFLQDGGIVVADRYTTSNMLYQMIKIDDAAAQEAYLDWLWDFEFGKLGLPEPDMVVLLDVPLAVTERLMAGRTGKTGGRTGDIHEKNEGFLRKCHDAYDVLAKRYGWQRIACADGLAMRTPEAICDDVYEAVRALWK; this comes from the coding sequence ATGAGAGGAAAATTGATTATCATCGAAGGCGGCGACGGCAGCGGCAAGGCGACGCAGACGGCTATGCTCGTCGAGCGGCTGGCGGCGGAAGGCCGGCCGGTGCGGTCCGTCAGCTTTCCCGATTACGACAGCGATTCCAGCGCCCTGGTCAAGATGTACCTGCGCGGCGACTTCGGCGGCGACGCCGACGGGGTCAACCCCTATGCGGCTTCGGCCTTTTACGCCGTCGACCGCTTCGCGTCGTACCAGACGCAGTGGAAATCGTTTCTGCAGGACGGCGGCATCGTCGTCGCCGACCGCTATACGACGAGCAACATGCTGTATCAGATGATTAAAATAGACGACGCGGCGGCGCAGGAGGCCTACCTGGACTGGCTGTGGGATTTCGAGTTCGGCAAGCTGGGCCTGCCCGAGCCGGACATGGTCGTTCTCCTGGACGTGCCCCTGGCGGTGACGGAGCGGCTCATGGCCGGCCGGACGGGAAAGACCGGCGGACGCACGGGCGACATCCACGAGAAAAACGAAGGCTTCCTGCGGAAGTGCCACGACGCCTACGACGTGCTGGCGAAGCGGTACGGCTGGCAGCGCATTGCCTGCGCCGACGGCCTTGCGATGCGCACGCCTGAGGCGATTTGCGACGACGTGTACGAGGCCGTCCGGGCCTTGTGGAAATAG
- a CDS encoding ATP-binding protein, translating to MYEQYFQDIIGHGAIKERLIRLLEKDRLPHAMIFAGPSGVGKTMMAFAVASALAGRRVFAGQDMKGDGPFAADGDEAYYVAPQGAMLKVDQFRQLQSRLILQGRVGCMRVCIIDHVETMNAEFANRMLKILEEPPQGVCFILVTDQPSLLLPTIVSRCAEIAFEPVGDAELTEGLLRLRGGRPADYEQAVAWGGGIVQSVLAHLDGGGGEEAARALEFLRIAATHRCPYAKWLSVCADMTETETIETLRWAGMFLRDMAVLRSGAEPSLLRLKRHTEDMMKLMTYWTDEAIFAMLRAFDEGMEAAGRHVNTRLVWDYVCIQCIQAKGGI from the coding sequence ATGTACGAGCAGTATTTTCAGGATATTATCGGCCACGGCGCCATCAAGGAGCGGCTGATCCGCCTGCTGGAAAAGGACCGCCTGCCTCACGCCATGATTTTTGCCGGTCCGTCCGGCGTCGGCAAGACGATGATGGCCTTTGCCGTCGCGTCGGCCCTGGCCGGCCGCCGCGTCTTTGCCGGTCAGGACATGAAAGGCGACGGGCCCTTCGCGGCCGACGGCGACGAGGCCTATTACGTAGCGCCGCAGGGGGCGATGCTGAAGGTGGACCAGTTCCGCCAGCTTCAAAGCCGCCTGATACTGCAGGGACGGGTCGGCTGCATGCGGGTCTGCATCATCGACCACGTAGAGACGATGAACGCCGAGTTTGCCAACCGCATGCTGAAAATATTGGAAGAACCGCCGCAGGGCGTCTGCTTCATCCTCGTGACGGACCAGCCGTCTCTGCTGCTGCCGACGATCGTGTCCCGCTGCGCTGAGATCGCTTTTGAGCCCGTCGGCGACGCGGAGCTGACGGAAGGGCTCCTTCGCCTGCGCGGCGGCCGGCCTGCCGACTACGAGCAGGCCGTGGCCTGGGGCGGCGGCATCGTCCAGTCCGTCCTGGCCCATCTGGACGGCGGCGGGGGTGAGGAGGCGGCGCGGGCCCTGGAATTTCTCCGCATCGCGGCGACGCACCGCTGCCCCTACGCCAAGTGGCTGTCCGTCTGCGCCGATATGACCGAAACGGAAACGATAGAAACGCTGCGTTGGGCCGGCATGTTCCTGCGGGATATGGCTGTGCTGCGCAGCGGCGCCGAGCCGTCATTGTTGCGGCTGAAACGGCATACCGAAGACATGATGAAGCTCATGACCTATTGGACAGACGAGGCCATATTCGCCATGCTCCGGGCCTTCGACGAAGGCATGGAAGCGGCAGGCCGCCACGTCAATACGCGCCTTGTATGGGATTACGTCTGTATACAGTGCATACAGGCCAAAGGAGGTATTTAG
- a CDS encoding PSP1 domain-containing protein, translating into MIVVGIRFKPAGKIYYFDPTGIPLDLEDGVIVETARGMEYGSVVIAPRSVDSAEVVQPLKPIIRKATAKDLRQVERNKEREKKAFGICQEKIAKHKLPMKLIDVDYTFDMGKIIFFFTADGRIDFRELVRDLAAVFRTRIELRQIGLRDEAKMVGGIGCCGRPLCCATFLGDFKPVSIRMAKSQGMSLNPTKISGICGRLMCCLRYENSLYTSGELKCASCQQKAEQQKPPAVGRKVITDEGTGTVLRVHMKDHTVKVQLENGHTINVSWSDVAEVEHD; encoded by the coding sequence TTGATAGTAGTAGGTATACGATTTAAACCTGCTGGTAAGATATATTATTTCGATCCGACGGGCATCCCCCTGGATTTGGAAGACGGCGTCATCGTCGAGACGGCCCGGGGCATGGAATACGGCTCCGTCGTCATCGCCCCGCGCAGCGTCGACTCGGCCGAGGTGGTGCAGCCCTTGAAGCCGATCATCCGGAAGGCCACGGCCAAGGACCTGCGCCAGGTAGAACGCAACAAAGAGCGGGAAAAGAAAGCCTTCGGCATCTGCCAGGAAAAAATTGCCAAGCATAAGCTGCCCATGAAGCTCATCGACGTGGACTACACCTTCGACATGGGCAAGATCATATTCTTTTTTACGGCCGACGGGCGCATCGACTTCCGCGAGCTGGTCCGCGATTTGGCCGCCGTGTTCCGCACCCGCATCGAGCTGCGCCAGATAGGCCTGCGCGACGAAGCGAAGATGGTCGGCGGCATCGGCTGCTGCGGCCGGCCCCTGTGCTGCGCCACCTTCCTGGGCGATTTCAAGCCCGTGTCGATCCGCATGGCCAAGAGCCAGGGCATGAGCCTGAACCCGACGAAGATTTCCGGTATCTGCGGCCGCCTCATGTGCTGCCTGCGCTATGAAAACTCCCTGTACACGTCGGGCGAGCTGAAATGCGCAAGCTGCCAGCAGAAGGCGGAGCAGCAGAAGCCGCCGGCCGTAGGCCGCAAGGTCATTACCGACGAAGGGACGGGCACGGTCCTGCGGGTCCACATGAAGGACCACACCGTCAAGGTACAGCTGGAAAACGGCCATACCATCAACGTGTCCTGGTCCGACGTAGCGGAAGTGGAACATGACTGA
- a CDS encoding tRNA1(Val) (adenine(37)-N6)-methyltransferase gives MTDLLRPHERLDDLVLDGMKLIQRDDQFCFSIDTVLLAHFGPVLCGPALDLGTGTAAIPLILTARGAADVTGVELNPVMADIARRNAALNGRDDRIRIVEGDYRRIKEWSPSGYYSVVYANPPYREKSRGAYSEADGIRRARHEETATLDDVMEAVKYALKYRGRFRMVHITERLTDILESMRRHDVEPKVLQMIHGRPDKKAKLFLVEGVRGGSAGLDVLPPLVVHEADGSYSRAVLDMYGKE, from the coding sequence ATGACTGACCTGCTGCGGCCCCACGAGCGCCTCGACGACCTCGTATTGGACGGCATGAAGCTCATCCAGCGGGACGACCAGTTCTGCTTTTCCATCGATACGGTGCTCTTGGCCCATTTCGGCCCGGTCCTGTGCGGCCCGGCCCTGGACCTGGGGACGGGGACGGCGGCCATTCCCCTCATCCTGACGGCCCGCGGCGCGGCGGACGTGACGGGCGTAGAGCTCAATCCGGTCATGGCCGACATCGCCCGCCGCAACGCGGCTCTCAACGGGCGGGACGACAGGATACGCATCGTCGAAGGCGACTACCGCCGCATTAAGGAATGGTCGCCCAGCGGCTATTACAGCGTCGTTTACGCCAACCCGCCGTACCGGGAAAAGAGCCGCGGCGCTTACAGCGAGGCCGACGGCATCCGCCGGGCCCGCCACGAAGAGACGGCTACCCTGGACGACGTGATGGAAGCCGTCAAATACGCCTTGAAATACCGGGGGCGGTTCCGCATGGTCCACATTACGGAACGGCTGACGGACATACTGGAATCCATGCGCCGCCACGACGTAGAGCCTAAGGTACTGCAGATGATTCACGGCCGGCCCGATAAAAAGGCCAAGCTGTTTCTCGTCGAAGGCGTCCGCGGCGGCAGCGCCGGCTTAGACGTACTGCCGCCCCTCGTCGTCCACGAAGCAGACGGCTCGTACAGCCGGGCCGTCCTGGATATGTACGGCAAGGAATAG
- the rsmI gene encoding 16S rRNA (cytidine(1402)-2'-O)-methyltransferase — protein sequence MAEVFQKGTLYLCATPIGNLEDITYRVVRCLREADVVAAEDTRHTKQLLAAYDIDTPLTSYHEHNKAEKGPQLIDLLRQGQMVALVSDAGMPAICDPGSDLVRLAIEAGIPIVPLPGANAGLTGLIASGMDTTQFTFIGFLPKTQKHRRPVLERVKHYGGTLIFYEAPHRIQTVLRELLDVLGDRQAVLCRELTKRYEQYMRGPLSQVTQELAEQGARGEFVILVAGAADSEDAPAGDGDYAAQVRELMDQGVDKKEAVRIVAKRCGAPKRSVYQAALTLS from the coding sequence ATGGCTGAAGTTTTTCAAAAGGGAACGCTCTATTTATGCGCGACGCCCATAGGAAATTTGGAAGATATTACGTACCGCGTCGTCCGCTGCCTGCGCGAGGCCGACGTCGTCGCCGCCGAAGACACGCGCCACACGAAGCAGCTTCTGGCGGCCTATGATATCGATACGCCCCTGACGAGCTATCATGAGCACAACAAGGCCGAAAAGGGGCCCCAGCTCATCGACCTGCTCCGCCAGGGGCAGATGGTGGCCCTGGTCAGCGACGCCGGCATGCCGGCCATCTGCGACCCCGGCAGCGACCTCGTGCGGCTGGCTATCGAGGCCGGTATTCCCATCGTGCCCCTGCCCGGGGCCAACGCCGGCCTGACGGGCCTCATCGCGTCGGGCATGGACACGACGCAGTTTACTTTTATCGGATTTCTGCCCAAGACACAGAAGCATCGCCGGCCCGTGCTGGAGCGCGTGAAACACTACGGCGGGACGCTCATCTTTTACGAAGCGCCCCACCGCATCCAGACGGTGCTCCGGGAGCTCCTGGACGTCCTGGGCGACCGGCAGGCCGTACTCTGCCGGGAACTGACCAAACGGTATGAACAATATATGCGCGGCCCCTTGAGCCAGGTGACGCAGGAGCTGGCCGAACAGGGCGCGCGCGGAGAATTTGTCATTCTCGTCGCCGGGGCGGCCGATTCGGAAGACGCGCCTGCCGGCGACGGCGATTACGCCGCCCAGGTCCGGGAACTCATGGATCAGGGCGTCGATAAAAAAGAAGCCGTCCGCATCGTAGCCAAGCGTTGCGGCGCGCCGAAACGCAGCGTCTATCAGGCTGCGCTCACGTTATCATAA
- the metG gene encoding methionine--tRNA ligase: MAEKKTYYITTPIYYPSAKLHIGHTYCTTIADSLARFHRLRGDDVFFLTGSDEHGQKIQRAAEAKGVKPIEYVDEIVALFQQLWKKLNISNDDFIRTTEERHEKVVQKLMQISYDNGDIYKGEYAGWYCTPCESFWPENKLPEGQHICPDCGRPLELVKEEAYFLKMNKYADRWLKFIEENPDFIQPESRRNEMIAFVKSGLEDLCVSRTSFDWGIKVPWDPKHVVYVWFDALANYLTAAGYIDDPEKFEKFWPANLHLVGKEIVRFHTIIWPIMLMSCGLPLPKKVFGHGWLIVDGTKMSKSLGNVVDPIPLIERYGADALRYYLLKEVRLGQDGNFSLPSFINRINSDLANDLGNLLQRTLAMVEKYEGGVAAGPTVKEPVDDELAACAVETAKQFEALMDDMKINDAINDVWGLIRRSNKYIDETTPWVLAKDEAKAERLQTVLYNLLESLRVIALLVSPFIPVSAADMWKQLGLADFDKALLSDGQTWGGYPAGTKVCKGNALFPRYDLKEEIAEDEAAKKAAQACPAAQEPTKPEISIDDFGAVDLRVGKVVACDKIPKAKKLLKLQIDLGTETRQVVSGISQYYEPQDLVGKSVVVVTNLKPVKLCGVESKGMILAASDGNGNLQVVFADGMAPGSRVR; this comes from the coding sequence ATGGCTGAAAAGAAGACCTATTACATTACGACTCCCATCTACTACCCCAGCGCCAAGCTGCACATCGGGCATACGTACTGCACGACCATCGCCGACTCGCTGGCCCGTTTCCACCGCCTCCGCGGCGACGACGTCTTTTTCCTGACCGGCTCGGACGAACACGGCCAGAAAATCCAGCGTGCCGCCGAAGCCAAAGGCGTCAAACCTATCGAATACGTCGACGAAATCGTCGCCCTCTTCCAGCAGCTCTGGAAAAAGCTCAACATTTCCAACGACGACTTCATCCGCACGACGGAAGAACGGCACGAAAAGGTCGTACAGAAGCTCATGCAGATTTCCTACGACAACGGCGACATCTACAAGGGCGAATACGCCGGCTGGTACTGCACGCCCTGCGAATCCTTCTGGCCGGAAAACAAGCTGCCTGAAGGACAGCACATCTGCCCGGACTGCGGCCGTCCCCTTGAGCTGGTCAAGGAAGAAGCCTACTTCCTGAAAATGAATAAATACGCCGACCGCTGGCTGAAATTCATCGAAGAAAATCCCGATTTCATCCAGCCCGAATCGCGGCGCAACGAAATGATCGCCTTCGTCAAGAGCGGCCTCGAAGACCTGTGCGTATCCCGCACGTCCTTCGACTGGGGCATCAAGGTACCCTGGGACCCGAAGCACGTCGTATACGTCTGGTTCGACGCCCTGGCAAACTACCTGACGGCGGCGGGTTACATCGACGACCCGGAAAAATTTGAAAAATTCTGGCCGGCCAACCTGCACCTCGTCGGCAAGGAAATCGTCCGCTTCCATACGATCATCTGGCCGATCATGCTCATGAGCTGCGGCCTGCCCCTGCCGAAGAAGGTCTTTGGCCACGGCTGGCTCATCGTCGACGGCACGAAGATGAGCAAATCTTTGGGCAACGTCGTCGACCCCATTCCCCTCATCGAACGGTACGGGGCCGACGCCCTGCGCTACTACCTGCTCAAGGAAGTGCGCCTCGGCCAGGACGGCAACTTCTCCCTGCCGTCGTTCATCAACCGCATCAATTCCGATCTGGCCAACGACCTGGGCAACCTCCTGCAGCGCACCCTGGCCATGGTTGAAAAATACGAAGGCGGCGTCGCCGCCGGCCCGACGGTCAAAGAACCTGTCGACGACGAACTGGCAGCCTGCGCCGTCGAAACGGCCAAGCAGTTTGAAGCCCTCATGGACGACATGAAGATCAACGACGCCATCAACGACGTCTGGGGCCTCATCCGCCGCAGCAATAAATACATCGACGAAACGACGCCGTGGGTCCTGGCCAAAGACGAAGCCAAGGCCGAACGCCTCCAGACCGTCTTGTACAACCTCCTCGAATCGCTGCGGGTCATCGCCCTCCTCGTCAGCCCCTTCATCCCTGTCAGCGCCGCCGACATGTGGAAACAGCTCGGCCTGGCTGACTTCGACAAGGCCCTCCTTTCCGACGGCCAGACCTGGGGCGGCTATCCGGCCGGTACGAAGGTCTGCAAGGGCAATGCCCTCTTCCCGCGGTACGACTTGAAGGAAGAAATCGCTGAAGACGAAGCGGCTAAGAAGGCGGCCCAGGCCTGCCCGGCAGCGCAGGAACCGACGAAGCCGGAAATCTCCATCGACGATTTCGGCGCCGTAGATCTGCGCGTCGGCAAGGTCGTCGCCTGCGATAAGATTCCCAAGGCGAAAAAACTCCTGAAGCTGCAGATCGACCTCGGCACGGAAACGCGCCAAGTCGTCAGCGGCATTTCCCAGTACTACGAACCGCAGGACCTCGTCGGCAAGAGCGTCGTCGTCGTGACGAACTTGAAGCCCGTGAAGCTGTGCGGCGTCGAATCGAAGGGCATGATTTTGGCAGCCTCCGACGGCAATGGCAACCTGCAGGTCGTCTTCGCCGACGGCATGGCGCCGGGAAGCCGGGTGCGCTGA
- a CDS encoding TatD family hydrolase yields the protein MLFDTHCHITSGSYTKDREDVIQRAFDAGMKYMMCPGTDVPSSAAAVALSHQYKEVYAAVGIHPEDAASATPEGFEQIRQWLKTEPKVVAIGEVGLDYYWPEPSHEIQQEVFIEQIKMALEFDMPLDIHDREAHGDTMDLLRKYGKGTRGVFHCYSGSLEMAEELIKMGYYIGFTGTMVFPKSTKLKRIAAELPIDRILIETDCPYLTPPPYRGKRNEPAYVQYVADEIARLRGMTTEEVRQITLENGKRIFGITGDEG from the coding sequence ATGCTGTTCGATACGCACTGCCACATTACGTCGGGCTCGTATACCAAAGACCGGGAAGACGTGATCCAGCGGGCCTTTGACGCCGGCATGAAATATATGATGTGCCCCGGTACGGACGTGCCGTCGTCTGCGGCGGCCGTCGCCCTGAGCCATCAGTACAAGGAAGTCTACGCCGCCGTTGGCATCCATCCCGAAGACGCGGCGTCGGCGACTCCCGAAGGCTTCGAGCAGATTCGCCAGTGGCTCAAGACGGAGCCGAAGGTCGTGGCTATTGGCGAAGTCGGCCTCGATTATTACTGGCCCGAGCCGTCCCACGAAATCCAGCAGGAAGTATTTATCGAGCAGATCAAGATGGCCCTCGAATTCGACATGCCCCTGGATATTCATGACCGGGAAGCCCACGGCGACACGATGGACCTCCTGCGCAAATACGGCAAGGGGACGCGGGGCGTCTTCCACTGCTATTCGGGGAGCCTCGAAATGGCCGAAGAGCTCATCAAGATGGGCTATTACATCGGCTTTACAGGTACTATGGTGTTCCCGAAGTCGACGAAGCTCAAGCGCATCGCCGCCGAACTGCCCATCGACCGCATCCTCATCGAAACGGACTGCCCGTACCTTACGCCGCCGCCGTACCGGGGCAAGCGGAACGAACCGGCCTACGTCCAGTACGTAGCCGACGAAATCGCCCGCCTGCGGGGCATGACGACGGAAGAAGTGCGGCAGATTACCCTGGAAAACGGCAAGCGCATCTTCGGCATCACCGGTGACGAAGGATGA
- a CDS encoding TIGR04076 family protein: MTRPKIKLTLIDKKGPCGCHRGHRIGDTFDYDTERGKLCPMAMHVAFPYVDILRYGGAIPGQPEGTAVFCCPDADVINVFKAEIVTE; encoded by the coding sequence ATGACGCGGCCGAAGATCAAGCTGACGCTCATCGATAAGAAGGGCCCCTGCGGATGCCATCGGGGCCACCGCATCGGCGATACCTTTGATTACGACACGGAGCGGGGCAAGCTCTGCCCCATGGCGATGCACGTCGCCTTTCCCTACGTCGATATCCTGCGCTATGGCGGCGCCATTCCGGGACAGCCCGAGGGCACGGCTGTCTTCTGCTGCCCCGACGCCGACGTCATCAACGTATTCAAAGCGGAAATCGTAACGGAATAA